In Eubalaena glacialis isolate mEubGla1 chromosome 4, mEubGla1.1.hap2.+ XY, whole genome shotgun sequence, the genomic window caatggtctcttgcctcttaggcagttctagacattttcctggactccctcctggctagctgtggtgcactagcccccttcaggctgtgttcacacagccaaccccagtcctctccctgggatctgacctctgaagcccaagcctcagctcccagcccccacccgccctggcaggtgagcagacaagcctctcaggatggtgagtgctggtcggcactgatcctttgtgtgggaatctctccactttgccctctgcacccctgttgctgcgctctcctccgtggctccgaagcttccaccccccgtctccgccagtgaagggacttcctagtgtgtggaaacttttcctccttcacagctccctcccagaggtgcaggtcccatccctattcttttgcctctgttttttcttttttcttttgccttaccctagtacatggggattttcttgccttttgggaagtctgaggtcttctgccagcattcagtaagtgttctgtaggagctgttccacatgtagatgtatttttgatgtatttgtggggaggaaggtgatctccacgtcttactcctccaccatcttgaaggtccacccttttcaaatagttttgatctgcagttggttgaatctgcaaatgcagtatctgtggagggccaactgtaatttCAAATGATCTACCTTGGAGCTTACAAATTCTTTCCTCTGCTTGATCAAGTCTGTTGTTGATATTCTACTGCATTTTCCATTTTAGCTCCAGaatttctctttggttctttttcatgatttcttatctctctgttaaacttctcattttgtgcATATATTGCTTTCCTGATTTCACTGAACTGTCTTTTGgtgttttcttgtagctcattgaGCTTCCTTAAAGCAACtttttgaattctctatcaggCAGATCAcagatcttcatttctttggggtcagTTACAGGAAAATTACTGTGTTCCTTTGTTCATGTCATGTTTCCCTGATTTTTCATGTTCCCTGAAATCTTGCTTTGATGTTTTCACATTTGAAGAAGGAATTACTTCCCCCAGTCTTTTCTGACTGATTTTGGGAGCAAAATATCTTCTGTCAGCCCTGTAGGGATTCTTAGACTTTCTCAGACTTTTTCTATAGATACATCTTCTCGACATTTCTTGTTCCCTCTTGGGGAAAGGGAGGATTCTTAAGATCATGTACCTTCTCTTGATCCTGCAGAGTCAAGCCAGGTGCTAGCAGTCTCCTGTTTGCTTTCCCTAGAGTGGTGCTTTGAAACAATCAAGAGTGTGTGTTTTCTCCCAGTCCCTCAGAGTCAGGCTGACTTTCTGTGCATGTTCACAAGCCATCTGCAAATGCTTGCATTTGCTGCCCATGGAGGCACACACAGGGAGTTAACCACAGGgcatgtgtgtgtttggtgggggtggggggagtgtgaGTTGTGTGGAGTGTTAGGTGTGCTCTTGAGCCAGCTGGTGGTCCAGAGGTGAGGAATCCCCAGCAGCATGTGGGTGGCCTTCCCGATGGAATCTGTGAAGCAGTTCATAAGATCTGCATCCCTTTGATGCATTTTGAGCTTGCCTGCTGTGCTCGCAGCCTCTCTCTGCCCTCAGTCATACAGTTCACCTTAGTATTCTGGATAGGATAAGAAAGAAGTGAGCCTCTTTGACAGCATTCCACACATCTGGGGGAGACAGACACTCACTCACGCACTCTCACTTTTCCCTAAGGGACAAATCAAGTGCTGAGGGTGTCtctcttggcactgagctgtgcTGCCTTGGGGGAGGGCTGATGTGAGCAAAGTGAAACTGTTCCTCTTACTCTCTTCAAAGTTTTCAATCTCAGATATTTTTGCTCCAGTTGTGTGCTGGAACCTCTCCACTGGACCCCAGACTCCCACAAAGGTGCTCTTGTCTATTGGTGATGGACAAACTTGGTGTTCTTTGTGGGGAGGATGGTAGAAAACTCTTATTCCaccatcttgctgacatcacCAGTAAATGTTCTTTAAAGGAAGAAAGTATTCTGAACTGAGcaattatgaaaatataatatgtccatttatttaagtttatGCATGACTTTCAATAGTTTTGTAGGTTTCAAACTTTCTTTCCTAAATTATGCATATAAGAATATGAATTTACCTCTGAATACTGATTTAGCTGCATCTCCTTTGCtagttagggttttttttttaattataaatatttcctgatttcaaTGATGATGTCTTCTTTGACGCATACATTAAGTGTGCTTTTAGTATTTCCAAACATATAGGAAGAGActgattatctttttattattgatttctaatttgattACATTATGAGCAGAGAACATGCTCTGTTTGATACGTATTCTCTGGCACTAAGATTTGCTTTGTGGCCTAATTTTTgcagatatacatatgcatatacatacatatatacatatatccttaaAAAGAAAGTGGATTTTCTAATAATTTAGTGTAGTGCTCAAATCAAACTGATTGTGTTATCAAATTTTCTATACCCTGACCAAAATTTTGTCCCCTTGATCTACCAATTACTAAAAAAGATATCATAAGTTTCCTGTTATGATatggtttataattttttacttacagttctgttggtttttttctttatatattgtaaGCCTATGTTGTTAAGTGCATATTAgtagctttttttctctttctggtgaATCATTCCCTTTATTATTACATAATgactttccttattctttttaatgccttTGCCTTAAGtatgttttgtctgatattaataagCTATCCAACTTCCCTTTGGTTAGTATTTCTTGGTATATTTTTAGCATTACTTTTCTTCAACCCTTCTACGTCATTATAGTTTAGGTGTATCTCTTGCATACATGATGTAAtagggttttgtttctttgtccaACCTGAATCTGTTTTTTAATGATCAGTTTaagccatttaaaattttgttgtaaTTATGcatgtgttttgtaatttttattttcttctttatatctcctTTCCTAACTTAAAGTGATTTGATCAAAATCTCTATCTCTGTTGTACCCTTACTGTAATTTAGAAGTTATATATTCTATACCTATTAGTTTAGTGGTTACACCTAAAGTTTAATTACATATACTTTATGTAGAAAGTCCAAAATGTTCAATATATCTATTCTCCTGCAACTGAATACAAAAACattataacaattttattttaattccccCTTTTGTCTCATATAATTTTTGCATTGTATTTTAATCCACTTTACTTACATACacattctcattattattattattttaaaacagtgttttgttcacattccttctacatttatacCAATTTCTTGACTGATCATTCCTTCTTGGATAATGCTTTTTTCTGGATTCAACTTGTTTTATCCTGAAGTAAATCCTTTAGTAGTTTTATTAGCAAAGGTTCATACATGGTATACTCTCTCAATCTTTGTCTGAAACAGGAATATTCAGCCTTGAGCCAAGGCTTGACATATGCATTGCTATAAACAGTTTATCAAAGGTTCAAGATGCAATACGTGTATAAGTTGATAACATAATTAGTCCAGATTGGAAATTGAGTGTAATCTCTTCTAATCTTCCAGAATCATCTCTATAGCATTCATGTAACTTCCCCTTTTCAATACTTCTAGAGGAATCATGCCGATGGAACCAAACAACCAAACAAGTGCATCCAAGTTTATCCTCCTGGGACTTTCAGAAAATCCAGAACAGGAAactctcctctttgctctgtttcTCTGCATGTATGTGGTCACAGTAGTGGGGAACCTGTTGATCATACTGGCCATCAGCTCAGACTCCCACCTGCACACTCCCATGTACTTCTTCTTAGCCAATCTCTCCTTGGTTGATTTCTGCCTGGCCACCAACACTGTCCCCAAGATGCTAGTGAACATACAAATCAGGAGCAAATCCATCTCATATCCTTGCTGCCTGACCCAAATGtactttctccatttctttggcaTCATGGACAGTATCTTAATAGCCGTGATGGCTTATGACAGGTTTGTAGCTATATGTCACCCCTTATACTATACCACCATCATGAGCCCACGTCTCTGTGGCCTGCTGGCTGGTGGCCCATGGGTGTTTTCCTGCTTCATCTCCCTCACCCACATTCTCCTGATGGCCCGTCTGGTTTTCTGTGGCAACAATAGGTTGCCTCACTACTTCTGTGACCTCAATCCCCTCCTGAGACTTTCATGCACTGACACCTCTGTGAACAAGATCTTTGTGTTCATTGTGGCAGGAATGGTGATAGCCACACCTTTCATCTGCATCCTGGCCTCCTATGTTCACATAATTGTGGCCATCTTGAAGTTGCCCTCTGCAGGTGGCAGGAAGAAAGGCTTTTCCACCTGCAGCTCCCACCTCTCTGTGGTTGTACTCTTCTATGGGACCACAATTGGGGTCTACCTTTGTCCTTCATCTGTCCACACAGCCCTGAAGGAGAAAGCATCTGCTGTAATGTACACTGCAGTCACGCCCATGCTGAACCCCTTTATTTACAGCCTGAGGAACAGAGACCTGAAGGGGGCCCTGCTGAAGCTCATCAACAGAAAAATCACCTCATCTTCCTGACCACCAGGGCACCTGGAACCTTCCAGGGGGTTAAGATGTAAACATCTGGGTTCTTGGGCAAAAATCTGGAATTGCATGGGTTGGGAGAGTAACCACTTTAGATTTTGAATTGCTGAAGCTTGAAAGGTAACCTCAAGATAGCCCTGTAACTATTTTCTCAATTACTGAGACCACTAAGGGTCCATTGGGATATGACTCATGCTGTATTTCTACCAGGATCAGTCTAGTTCTAGCAGATTGGATTTATCCATTCAGATCCATTGAgcactcaacaaatatatattaagtatgTATTCTGGGTTTGACGTTAGATGCTGGACATAGAGTCATGAACAGGAGTAGCAAAAATCCCTATAGTTTGAATTATAGTTGAGAGTGAGAGAAGATATACACTTCGTTACAGTAGAATGGAACATAAACATGAGAGGGAGGATAGGACATAGTAAGAACACCCAACAGAGTCTGGAAGGGAGAATCAGGGAAGGTCTCCTGGGAGAAGTGACCCCAAAACCCATAGGATAAGATGGTGTTGTTCAGGCAAAACAAGAAGAAAGAGtatctcagaaaaacaaaacaacatgtgAAAAGGTGAGAGAACTAGAGAAGCATGCATTTGTGAAGTGAAAAGTCCAGTTATGGCGAATGATGCCAGGTCCTAAGGGCTTTTAGGATCAACCTAAGAGTGCGGCCTTTTTCCAAGGAACCAGCCAGCTAACTTGACTTCCGGGGACCAAAGTCAGGGAACATGTGGATGAGTTGTACAGCCCCTACCCCTTTCCTATCATTTATCTTATCTTCTGAGGGAGCAAGATGGCTTGTGCTAGACAAAAGTTGTGCGAGGCACAAGGGAGAAAGAGATTCAGACCATGCATTAAGAAAGTGaggaactgggacttccctggtggcgcagtgcttaagaatccgcctgccaatgcaggggtcatgggttcaaaccttggtcagggaagatcccacatgacgcagagcaactaagcctgtgtgccacaactactgagtctgcactccagagcccatgaggcacaactactgagcctgcgcgccacaactactgaagcccacatgcctagagcccatgctctgcaacaagagaagccaccgcagtgagaagcccgcacaccgcaacgaagagtagcccctgctctctgcaactagagaaagcccacgcgcagcaacaaagacccaatgcagcaaaaactaaataaataaaataaataaatttattttcataaagaaaaaagaaagtgaggaaCCAATCTTATAATACaatgggaaatgaaaaaaaaaagtgagggacAATCACTTGATGGCATATATCTTcatagacaaagagaaaaatatcaatcAAATGAATCACGAACCTCTAAACCAGAGGAAAGCTGAGGCATGTCTCATTCTCAATATATACCTATGGAATGCATGTAATTAGTAACACTGCTGATACCAGAAATGAGAGCTATTCATTGAGCAGTTTCCTT contains:
- the LOC133090335 gene encoding olfactory receptor 1M1, yielding MEPNNQTSASKFILLGLSENPEQETLLFALFLCMYVVTVVGNLLIILAISSDSHLHTPMYFFLANLSLVDFCLATNTVPKMLVNIQIRSKSISYPCCLTQMYFLHFFGIMDSILIAVMAYDRFVAICHPLYYTTIMSPRLCGLLAGGPWVFSCFISLTHILLMARLVFCGNNRLPHYFCDLNPLLRLSCTDTSVNKIFVFIVAGMVIATPFICILASYVHIIVAILKLPSAGGRKKGFSTCSSHLSVVVLFYGTTIGVYLCPSSVHTALKEKASAVMYTAVTPMLNPFIYSLRNRDLKGALLKLINRKITSSS